Sequence from the Rhizobium tumorigenes genome:
ATGCTTCTGGTCTTCTATTTCGGCGCCGGCAGCATCATCAGGGGAGAGATGACGCTCGGCATGCTGCTGGCTTTCCTTTCCTATCGGAGCCAGTTCAGCACGGCAGCGTTTTCACTCGTCGATCAGTATTTCAAATTTCGCATGATCGGCCTTCATCTCGAGCGCCTGGCCGATGTGGTGCATCAGGATCCCGAGCCCGCCCTCAATGCCGCAGCACGCGAGGATCGTCCCCTTGCCGGATCGCTCCTCGTGCGCAACCTCTCCTTTCGCTATGCCGAACGTGAGGCATGGGTTCTGAAGGATGTATCCCTCTCCATAGAGGCGGGGCAGTCCGTCGTCTTTGTTGGCCCTTCCGGCGGCGGCAAGTCTACCCTCTTGAAATTGTTGATGGGCCTCTATCCGCCGGGCGAAGGCGAGGTGCTTGTCGACGGTCTCCCGCTCGGGGCGTTCGGGATGCGCGCCTATCGAGCCAAGGTTGGTGTGGTGATGCAGGACGACCAGCTTTTTGCGGGGACGATTGCCGACAACATCGCCTTTTTCGATCCTGAGATCGATATGGCGCGGGTCGAAGAAGTAGTCCGCCTCGTTGGCCTTCATGACGAAATCATGCGTATGCCAATGGGCTACATGACCCTGGTTGGCGATCTTGGATCGACGCTGTCGGGTGGGCAGCAGCAGCGAGCTCTCCTCGCCCGTGCGCTTTACCGCAAGCCGTCCATATTGTTCCTCGACGAGGGGACGGCCAACCTGGATGTTCTGTCGGAGCGCCGCCTCATGCAATCGCTGAGCAAGCTCCGTATCACCCAAGTGATGGTCGCACATCGCGCCGGAGCCATCGAGGGAGCTGCCCGCGTCTTCGCAGTGGAGAACGGCAATATACGCGAGCTGAAGCGCGACGTGCCGGCACAGCCGCTGCAGGTGGTGCCATGAGTACCTTGTTCCGCACCGAAGCCACTGAACATCGCCGCCGTATTGGCGGGGAGGTGATGATCGCACAACCGGTGAGCCACGGGATGATGACGGCCGTCCTCGGCTGCCTCGTGGTGGTAGGTGCAGCCTATCTCATGACCGGCACCTATGCGCGCAAGGAGACGGTGCAGGGCTACATCGCCCCGACTGGCGGCCTGGCGCAGATCTACGCCGCCAGGGGCGGTACGGTAACACGCGTGCTCGTCCATGAGGGAGACCTGGTCATCCAGGGACAGCCGATGGTGGAGCTGTCGCTGGAGATGACCGGCGCTGACGGCACGGTTGGTGAAAAATTGCGGATCGAGACGCAAGCCCGTATCCAGTCCATCGACACACAGATCAAGGCATCCAACACCCGCTTCGACCAGGAGGAGCGGCGCCTGTCTTCCCGTGTCGAAGGACTGGGCAGCGAACTGGCGAGCCAGGAGCAACGTCTGGAGTCTGAACGCCGGCTGCAAGCCCTGCAGACAGACGATACCGGCCACTACGCCAAGCTCCAGGTCAATGGCGGCGGCACGCGTTTTGAACTATCGCGCCGCCAGCAGCAGATCTTTGCCCAGGAGAGCGTCATCCACGAACTCGAGCGGCAAAAGGAACAGCGGCAAGGCGATCTTGTCGATGCCCGCTCGCAATTGGCCAGCCTGCCGGCTGGAAGGGACGACAAGCTCGCTCAGCTACAAGGTCTTCGCAGCGAGCTTGAGCAATCCCTCGCCCAATTGCAGGTCAACCGCGCCTATGTGGTCGTCGCGCCGGTGGCCGGCCGGGTTGCGGCGCTGCAGGCCCAGCCCGGGCAGACTGCCA
This genomic interval carries:
- a CDS encoding HlyD family secretion protein translates to MSTLFRTEATEHRRRIGGEVMIAQPVSHGMMTAVLGCLVVVGAAYLMTGTYARKETVQGYIAPTGGLAQIYAARGGTVTRVLVHEGDLVIQGQPMVELSLEMTGADGTVGEKLRIETQARIQSIDTQIKASNTRFDQEERRLSSRVEGLGSELASQEQRLESERRLQALQTDDTGHYAKLQVNGGGTRFELSRRQQQIFAQESVIHELERQKEQRQGDLVDARSQLASLPAGRDDKLAQLQGLRSELEQSLAQLQVNRAYVVVAPVAGRVAALQAQPGQTAIAQSPLAALVPGGSNLEANLLVPPRAAGLIQPGQEVRLKVDAFPYQRFGMLLGHVVQVSRATYREGELLAPIALTAPVYRVTVSLERTSIAAYGEERPLTPGMTLIGDIVTDRRHFTDWILDPLMAIGSR